GGTGCCCTGCATGTTCTCCAACATGGGGCGCAAGAACTACGACGCCAGCAAGGCCAAGAACGAAGAAGGGCTGCTGGACGTGCTCAAGCGCGCCGGGCTCGAGGTGATCTGGCGGGACAACCAGTCCGGCTGCAAGGGCACCTGCGACCGGGTGACTCTCGATGACGTCAGCAACCTCAAGGACCCGGCGCTGTGTGCCAACAGCGAATGCCGCGACGAGATTCTGCTCCAGGGCCTGCAGCACTTCATCGATACCCTGGACAAGGACACCGTGCTGGTGCTGCACCAGATGGGCAGCCACGGGCCGGAATACTTCAAGCGCTACCCCAAGGAGTACGAGCGCTTCACCCCGGTGTGCCAGAGCAATGCGCTGAACAATTGCAGCCGCGAGAGCATCGTCAACGGTTATGACAACACCCTGGTGTACACCGACCACGTGCTCGCGACCTTGATCGACCTGCTGCGCAGCAATCAGGACAAGGTCGACACCGCGATGCTCTATCTGTCGGACCACGGCGAGTCCCTGGGCGAATACAACCTGTTCCTGCACGGCACGCCGTACATGCTCGCGCCGTCGCAACAAAAGCATGTGGCGATGCTGGCCTGGTTCTCGGACAGCTACCAGAAGGCGTTCGCGGTGGACACCCATTGCCTGCAGCAGAGCCGGGAAAAGCCGTTGAGCCAGGACAACCTGTTCCATTCGATGCTGGGGCTGCTGGAAGTCGACAGCCAGGTCTACGACCGGGGCCTGGACCTGTTCGCCGGCTGCCGCGGCAGCGTGGTGGACGGCGTGCTGGCGCGGCAATGAAGCCTTGATCGGCGTTCGACCTTTTTTTCACGCGGCGGGCGGTAGCCTGTTCCCAGCCCACGACCACAAGAGTCAGCGAGTCCATGTCCGTGCATCCACCGTCCCCCATCGAGCTTGAGTTCGTCAGGCGCTACGACCAGGCGCACGCTCGCGTCTGCGGCGACGAGCGCCCGCTGGGATTGGCGCGGCGCCTGGCGCTGTGGCGCGACGAGACGCTGGTGCGTCGTGCGCTGAAAGTGGCGGGCGAGCCGGGCCTGATCCTGGATGTGGCCTGTGGCGCCGGGCGTTTCTGGCCGGTGCTGGGCGAGCACGGCAACCGGGTGATCCTGGCGGCAGACCCGTCCCAGGACATGCTCAACCATGCCCAGACTCACCACCCGGCCAGCCTGCTCAAGCGGGTCAGGACCTTCCAGAGTTCCTCGTTCAGCATCGGCCTGTCGGCCAACGCCGTGGACTGCATCGTCTGCCTGCAACTGTTCCCCCACGTGACCAGCAGCGAGGCACGCCAGGCCCTGCTGCGCGAGTTTCACCGGGTCAGTCGCGACTCGGTGATCCTGGCGGTACGCCTCGACAGTCGTGGCAAGGCCTTGTACGACCGGCTGGAGGGGGCCAGCAGCCTGCAATTGCAGCGCGTGCCGACAGGGGTGGTCAGCAGGGCGCGGGTCGAGGCGGAGTTCAAGGACGCCGGGTTCGACGTGCTCGGCCATCAGGATTTCATTCCCGGCTGCGCCGCCTGGCGGGTTTACGTGCTGAGCAAACAGGGCTAGCCGACGCTTCGGACTATTCTTGTGGCCCTCAGCCGATTTGTGCAGGCTCTTGTCGAGTGGATGCGCGGAAATCGCCGAGGGCGATATATACTGCGCGCCATTCTTCAAGGGAGAGCCGTGTGGCCATCGATATTCACTGGATTCGCGACAACGATAGCCTCGGTCAATTCTGCACCGAGTGGCAGCAGTTGCCATTCGTCGCCCTCGACACCGAATTCATGCGGGTCGACACCTTCTATCCGATCGCCGGCCTGTTGCAGGTGGGCGATGGCCAGCGTGCTTACCTCATCGACCCCTTGACCATCGACGACTGGCAGCCGCTGAAGGCGCTGCTGGAGAACAGCGCGGTGGTCAAGGTGGTGCACGCCTGCAGCGAGGACCTCGAAGTCCTGTTGCGCCTGACCGGCAGCCTGCCGGCGCCGCTGTTCGACACGCAACTGGCGGCCGCCTACCTGAACCTGGGTTTCTCCATGGGCTATTCGCGGCTGGTCCAGGAAGTGCTGGGCATCGAGTTGCCCAAGGGCGAGACCCGTTCCGACTGGTTGCAGCGTCCGTTGTCGGAAACCCAGGTCAGCTACGCCGCCGAAGACGCCGTGCACCTGGCCGAGGTCTACACCCGCCTGCGCCCGAAACTGTCCGCGGACAAGTACGCCTGGGTGCTGGAAGACGGTGCCGAACTGGTGGCCAACCTGCGTCGCGAAACCGACCCCTACGAGGTCTACCGCGAGGCCAAGCTGGCGTGGAAACTGTCCCGCGCGCAACTGGCGGTGCTGCGCGAGCTCTGCGCCTGGCGCGAGCGCGAGGCGCGGGCGCGGGACCTGCCGCGCAACCGCATCGTGCGCGAGCATTCGCTGTGGCCCCTGGCCAAGAGCCAGCCGGACAGCCTCGGCGCCCTGGCGAAAATCGAAGACATGCACCCGCGCACCGTGCGCCAGGACGGCGAGTTCCTGCTGGATCTGATCAAGCGTGCCGCCAGCGTCGCTCCCGACCAGTGGCCGCCGGCCGTCCCCGAGCCGCTGCCGATGGAAGCCTCGCCCCTGCTCAAGCGCCTGCGCGCCGTGGGCCAGGCTGAAGCCGAGCGCCTGGGCATCGCCCCGGAACTGATGCTGCGCAAGAAAACCCTGGAAAGCCTGCTCAAGAGCGGTTTCCCCAACGGACCTTACCAATTGCCCGATTCGCTGCGTGGCTGGCGCCGCGAATTGATGGGCCAGGCGCTGCTCGACAGCTTGGCCACCGCCGGAGAACAGCCATGAAACGTATCTGCTCCATCTATAAAAGCCCGCGCAAGAACGAGATGTACCTCTACGTGCTCAAGAGCGAAGCCCTGGAGCGCGTGCCGGAAAACCTGCTGCTGGCCTTCGGCAAGCCGCAGCACGCCTTCGACCTGGTGCTGACCCCGGAGCGCAAGCTGTCACGCGAGGACATTCACAAGGTGCTGGAGAACCTCGACAAGCAGGGTTACCACCTGCAGATGCCGCCGGCCGAGGACGAGTACATCGAGCACTTGCCCGAAGAGCTGCTGCGCCGCAATGATCCGGTCTGACGGATCCCTGTAGAGGCCCTGTCCGGGGCATCGTTGAAATGGAACTGACTATATCCGGCGGCTGCCGCGATCGATGGAGCGATACTCCGTCGGCGGCCGCCTGTACCGTTTTGTAAGGTTGAACCATGCGCGTTCTGATTGCCGAACACGATCACGCTATTTACGCCCGTTTGTTGCGTCAGCTGGCACCTGACCTGGAAGTGTTGACCAGCGGCGACTCCGCCGAACTCGCGAAGCTGGCCGCGGATTGTCCGGTCTGGCTCGGCCAGCCGGACCTGCTGGCCACCCTGTTGCGCCAGGGCCACCAGCCGCAGTGGCTGCAATCGACCTGGGCCGGTATCACGCCGCTGCTCGCCGACGGCCTGCCGCGCCATTACCGCCTGACCCGTGCCGTGGGCATCTTCGGCCAGGTGATGGCCGAGTACGTGCTCACCTACATGCTCGGCCATGAGCGCGAAGTCCTGGCACGCCTGGTCAGCCAGGTCGAGCGCAAGTGGGACAACCGCACCGGCCAGAGCCTGGCCGGGCGCAAGGTGCTGATCGTCGGCGCCGGCGATATCGGCCAGAGCGTGGCGCAGTTCCTGCTGCCGTTCGGCGTCGAGTTGTACGGCATCGCCAGCGAGGCCCGGGAGCAGGCGCCGTTTATCGAAGTGGCGGGCCTGGCGGACCTGGGCCGGCTGGTCGGCGAGGTGGACTATGTGGTCAACCTGCTGCCCAACACCCCGCATACCCATGACCTGTACGACGCGGCGCTGTTCAAGCGCTTCAAGCCGACCGGCCTGTTCATCAATGCCGGGCGCGGCGTGGCCGTGGTCGATGCGGATCTGGTGGACGCCTTGAAAGAAGGGCACCTGGCGGGCGCGGTGATCGATGTCTGCCGCCAGGAACCGCTGCCGCAGCGCCATCCATTCTGGACCGCCTGGGGCCTGTTGCTGACCGGCCACAGCTCGGCGCCGACCTCGCCGACCCTGATGGCGCAGCTGTTCATCGACAACCTGCGGGCCTACCAGGCCAACAGCGCCTTGCGCGGCGAAGTGGATTTCGCGCGGGGGTACTGAGGCGGGATATAGAAGGGGCTGACAGCCTGATGCCCGTCAGTCAAGGAAACTGTAGGAGCAGCCGGTCGACGCTCCTACAGGGATTGCATCGGGCTTACAGGCTGAAGTCGCCTTCGGCCGCGGTTTCGCTCAGCGGGCGGCGCGGGCTTGGCACTTCGCGGGCCTGCAGGTACTCGGCCAGGCTGGCCTTGTCTCCCAGCTTGCCGATCGCCACGGCGGCATGCAGGGCATAACCTTCTGGAATTTTCAGCTCCTTGCGGGTCAGTTCCTGGTCGAACCCGGCCATGCCGTGGGTGTGCCAGCCGCTGATGCTGGCTTGCAGGGCCAGGTGGCCCCAGGCCGAACCGGTGTCGAAGGTGTGCCACAGGGCCGGGGTTTCCTCGCTGGCGCCCGGCGCGGTGAAGGTGGTTTTCGAGATCACGATCACCAGTGCCGAGGCATGTTGCGCCCAGCCGCGGTTGAACTCGTTGAGCAGGCCGAGGAAGCGTTCCCAGTTCGGCGTGTCGCGACGGGCATAAAGGAAGCGCCACGGCTGCGAGTTGTAGGCCGACGGCGCCCAGCGCGCGGCTTCGAAGAAGCTCAGCAGGGTTTCCTCGGGAATCGTTTCGCCGGTGAAGGCGCGTGGCGACCAGCGATCGGTGAACTGTGGGTGAATGGCGTACTCGGCAACGCGGGGATTGGCGCTCATGAAGAGATTCCTGGCTACGTTTGAGAATGAAATGTGGATAAACCGGCGGGCGCAGTTGAGCTGGGCGATGGGGTTTTCCTGACCCTTGGCGGTTCACCGGGTGCGACGCGGTCGGGCGTTAATGGCACACGGACGTGGGTCTGTCCGACAGGCAAAGCTACTGCGCGGCCCGCGGCCTGACAAGTAGTGCGTTACCGACAGTCGCCGGCGCTTGGCCCGCGGGGCCCGGGGCACTAGACTGGCGGCCTTTTCCCTGTCCGATACCGATTACCCGAACCATGGCCGCCAAAGTTGAACCCTTCTGGATCCGCAAGACCCTCGACCAACTCGACCAGGAGGAGTGGGAGTCGCTGTGCGATGGTTGTGGCCTGTGCTGCCTGCAGAAGCTCGAGGATGAAGAAGACAACAGCGTCTACTACACCCGCATCGCCTGCAAACTGCTGGACCTGAAAACCTGCCAGTGCAGCGACTATGCCAATCGTCGTGCCTCGGTGCCGGATTGCATCCAGCTCACCCCGGGCAAGGCCGACGAATTCAAGTGGCTGCCGCCGACCTGCGGTTATCGCCTGGTCAGCGAGGGCAAGGACCTGCCGCTCTGGCACCACCTGGTGTGCGGTGACCGCGATGCGGTGCACCACGAGCGTATTTCCCAGTCCGGGCGCATGCTCGCCGAAGGCAGCGTGGACGAAGAGGACTGGGAAGATCATCTGATTTTCCGCGCCGGCTGAAGCCGGGCGCGTTCACGCTGTGATTCACGAAGGAGTGTGTATGGCTGTGGGGGCAAGGCTGGTGCTGGCCGGCTGGTTGCTGGCGCTCGGTGCGCCGGCAGGGGCGGCGAACAAGGTCGATCTGGATTACCACGTGCGCCTGTTGCCGCAGAGCGACCAGGCGGAGGTGCGCCTGACCCTGGCCGATGGCGCGGCGGTGCGCAGCCTGGATTTCAACCTCGGCAAGCCGGGCGACTACAGCGATTTCAAGGCCGATGGCCAATGGCAGGTCGGCACCGCCAAGCCTGCTGCGGCGCAACGCGGCGTGTGGCGCCCGGCCAGCGGCAAGGCCAGCCTGAGCTACCGGGTGCGGATCAGCCACAGCCTGAAGAAAGACAGCTTCGACAGCCGCATGACCGCACATTGGGCCCTGCTGCGCGGTGACGTGCTGGTGCCGGCGGCGCGGCTCGACCAGCAGGACGGCGTCGAGCTGGTGTCGCGCCTGGAGTTCGAATTGCCCGCCGGCTGGAAAAGCGTGGAGACCGCCTGGCCGCGCATCGGCAAGAACCGCTTCCGCATCGATAACCCCGAGCGCCTGTTCGACCGGCCCACCGGCTGGATGCTGGCCGGTGCCCTGGGCAGCCGGCGTACCCGGCTGGGAGAGACCGAAGTCACAGTCGCCTCGCCGCAAGGGCAGGGCATGCGCCGCATGGACGTACTGACGCTGCTGACCTTCGTCTGGCCGCAGATCCAGGCCACCTTTCCCCGCCATCCGAACAAGCTGCTGATCGTCGGCGCGGCCGACCCGATGTGGCGCGGCAGCCTGGCCGGGCACGGCTCGCTGTACCTGCACAGCCGCCTGCCGCTGATCAGCGAAAGCGGCAGCAGCCCGTTGCTGCGCGAAGTGATCCAGGTGTTCGCGAGGATCGACGACAGCCAGCGCAGTGACTGGATCGGCGAGGGCCTGGCGGAGTACTACGCCATCGAGCTGCTGCGGCGCGCCGGTGGCATCAGCGATGAACGTTATCAGGCGCTGCAGGCGCGCTTGAGCAAGAGCGGGCATGACGTCAGCAGCCTGCGCGGCGACCAGGTGGGGGCGCCGGTGGTGGCCAGGGCGGTGCTGCTGTTGCAGGAACTGGACCGCGAAATCCGCCTGAAGACGCGCAACAAGCGCTCGCTGGACGATGTGACGCGGGAGCTGATGCGCCTGCCGAGCGTCGACACCGACGCCTTCGTGAAACTCAGCGAAGGCGTGCTGGGCGGCTCGTCGAAGGTGCTCGACAGCGATCTGTTGCGTTAGCGGATGCGCTCAGCGCGAGCACGCTCGCGCCGTATCAGACCCCGGCCCTGGGCGATTTCAACGAATCGTCGCCGGTCACGGTGGCGGTGCGGGTCGCTGCCTCGGCATTGGCCTTGAGGTTCTTCAGCTCGGCCCCGGCGCGTTCGATCTTCGCCCGCACGTTGTTCATATCCTGGCGGCTTTTCTCCAGCAGGCTTTTCGCCGAGCTGTGGCCGGTGATGCCGCGGGCCAGGGCGACGCCGCCGATGGCCACCTGGATCAGGCCGAACACACCGCCACGGCGCAGCCCCTTGCCGACCATGACCACGCCGCCGGCCAGCGAGCCGATGCGTTCCCAACCCTGCACGTTCTGCGACGGCTGGCTCTGGAACGGGGTGCTTTCGATGAGTTCTACCTGTTTGCTGTCGCTCATGATCGGTCTCCGGGAGGAATGGATATAAAGCTGACTGCGCGGGCGCGGCGCTTGTTCCATCGAATGTCGGGCGGGTTTTTAGAACTTGGGGCCGGAGCGGGTGTTGTTGCCCTTGGCCAGGCGGTCGTAGAGCACCACGTTGACGGTGGCGGCGAGGTTCATGCAGCCGGTGGTCGGGATGTACACCACGTCTTCGCACCAGTCGCGGATGTCCTTGTCCAGGGAGCCGTCTTCCGGGCCGAAGATGTACAGCGCGCGGTCCGGGTGGGTGTACTCCGGCAGCGAGCGGGCGCCTTCCACCAGCTCCACCGCCACGGGCACGCAGCCCAGGGGCAGGATCTTTTTCAGGTCGTCGATGCCGATCAAGGGGATGTCCTGGTGGACCTTCTTGGTGTCGGTGACGAAGTCGCGGGCCCGCTCGTAGCGCTTGCCGGTGTAGAACACCGAGGCGACGCCATAGCAGCCGGCGGCGCGCATCACCGAACCGACGTTCTCCGGCGACTTGGGGTTGTACAAGCCGATGCAGCTATAGCGTTTGTTTGCCACGAGCGGGGTGCCTTCGAAAAAAATCGCGATTATACGGGGATTGACGGCTGGCGGTTGGATCCGCTGAAAGCCTCGCTCCTTGTAGGAGCGAGGCTTGCCCGCGAGAGGCCGGTCCTTTCGGACCGAAAAGAGGGAAGGTTACTCCTGGTCTTTCTTCATCAATCCTGCCAGGGCGGCGAAGGGGTTGTGGGTCGCCTTGGCGACCTTCGGGGTGCTCAGCGAGCCGTCGCCGAAGTACTGCTGGTCGGTGTAGCGCGAGTGTTCGTTGTCGTGGCAATACAGGCACAGCAGCTCCCAGTTGGAGCCGTCCTGCGGGTTGTTGTCGTGGTTGTGGTCGCGGTGATGCACGGTCAGTTCGCTCAGGCGCTTGCCGGAGAATTCGCGGGCGCAGCGCCCGCAGACGTGCGGGTACATCTTCAGGGCCTTGTCGCGGTAGCCCATCTCGCGGTCGCGCTGGGCGTCGGCGAGGATGCGGTCCAGTTTGGATGTGTTGGTCGAACTCATGGGTTCACCTTTTATGCAAAGACTAATGACGGGAATGTGTCCAGTTTAGCTCAGGCCTTGAGCTTCTCGGCAATCCAGATGGTGTGGCGAGTGCCCTTGTTGCCATGGGCGAAGACCTGTACTTCCTCGGCCTTGAAACCGGCCTTGCGCAGCTTGTCGGAATACTGTTTGTCGGCGCTGGCCGACCACACCGCCAGCACGCCCTTGGGCCGCAGGGCCCGGGCGCAGGCGGCCAGCCCGGCGGCGGAGTAGAGCCAGCTGTTGGTCTTGCGAGTCAGGCCTTCGGGCCCGTTGTCGACATCGAGCATGATCGCGTCGAAGCCCTGGGGTTCGGCTTGCAGCACCTTGGCCACGTCCTCCAGGCGGATCACCGTGCGCGGGTCGAGCAACGGCCGGCCGGCTTTTTCCCCCAGCGGCCCACGGTTCCACTCCACGACGCCCGGCACCAGCTCGGCGACCACCACTTCGGCACCCTTGCCCAGATGCCTGAGGGCCGAGGCGAGGGTGAAACCCATGCCCAGGCCGCCGATCAGCACCCGCGAGTTGGCCCGGCCGGCAACCTTGCGGCAGGGGATTTCGGCCAGCGCATCCTCGGAGCCGTGCATGCGGGTGTTCATCAGTTGGCCGCCGTCGCCGCCCTGGATCTTGATGACAAAATCCTCGCCATATTCGAACAGGCACAAGGCACCGCCATTTTCGGGGATCGGGGTGGTGTCCAGCAGCACGAAACGTTTCATGAGGTTCTCGATGAGGAAGGCAAACCGGCGCGGTTGGGAGTAGCCTGAGGGCTGACAATAGCGATGGAGCCATTGATGAAGCGCACTATTCTAACGGTCATTGCCCGGGCCGCGCTCTTGCTGGGTGCGACGTTGGCGATGACGGCCGTGCACGCCGAGGAACAGCAGGCCGTGCCCGTGACGCCGGCCCCTGTCACCGGCTCGCCCGGCACGGCAACGCCAACCCCCTATCCGCAGGTCACGCCGCCCAGCACGCCCAAGGCCGGCGCCCATGGCGGCGCGCCGCTGCTGCCGCCGATCGACATGCCCAAGCCGCCGAAGGATCAGCCGCTGCCGACGCTGGAGCAGAACGAGACGAAACCCCGGACGCCGGGCGGCTAGACCTGCTGCGACAGCAGTTGCCCGTCGGCCATGCGCAGGCGTTTGGAGAGCGAGACGGCGAGGGCGCGAATGATCTTGGCGGCGATCTTCGGCGCGTCGTTGAGCATCTTTTCCAGCGAGTCCTTGCCCAGGTTGAGCAGCCGGCAATCGCTGGCGGCCACGCAACTGGCCGAGCGCCGCTCGCCGTCGAGCACCGCCATTTCGCCGAAGGCGCGTCCGCTGCGCAGGGTGGCGATGGTCACGCGCACGCCTTCGCTGTTGGTCTTCTGCACCGCCACCTGGCCGGAATGGATGATGCACATGAAACTGCCGGCATCGCCCTCGCGGAAGATCTCCTGGCCCTGGGCAATGCTGCTGATACTGAAATAGCCGGCGGCGGCATTGAAGTCGGCCGGCAGGAGTTGATCGAACAGTCCGCAGTCCATCAGCCAGTCGCGGATTTCGTTGTTCAACAAGGTAGGTTCGGGCATGTCGTCACGGTCTTTTTCTTGTGTCTGTTGCGGTTCCGGGCCTGTGCAGTATGGCCGGGAACCGGCGCTCTGGTGTTAAGACAGGAGCGCCGGCGGGAGTTCCTCAGGCGATGCCCAGGATCTTGAAAACAAATGCGTATTCGAGCGCTACGTCACGCAATCCCTGGTAACGCCCGCTCATGCCGCCGTGGCCGGCGCCCAGCTCGGTCTTGAGCAGCAGCAGGTTGTCGTCGGTCTTGGTGGCGCGCAACCGGGCCACCCATTTGGCCGCCTCCCAGTACTGCACGCGGCTGTCGTTGTAGCCGGCGATCACCAGGGTGGCGGGGTAGGCCTTGGCCTCGACATTCTCGTAGGGTGCATAGGCCTTGATCCGCTCATACACCTGCGGCTCTTCGGGGTTGCCCCATTCGTCGTATTCGGTGACGGTCAGCGGCAGGTCGGGGTCGAGCATGGTGTTGAGCACGTCGACGAACGGCACTTCGGCGATCGCCGCCTTGAACAGTTCCGGGCGCTGGTTGAGCACCGCGCCGATCAGCAGGCCGCCGGCGCTGCCGCCGCTGATGGCCAGTTGCTCGGCGCGGGTCAGGCCCTCGGCGATCAGGTGTTCGGCGCAGGCGATGAAGTCGCTGAAGGTGTTCTGCTTGTGCTCCTGCTTGCCGGCGCGGTACCAGGCTTCGCCCAGCTCGCCGCCGCCGCGCACGTGGGCGATGGCGAAGGCCACGCCGCGCTCCAGCAGGCTCAGCCGGGCATGGGAAAACCATGGGTCGAGGCTTTCGCCGTAGGCGCCGTAGCCATACAGGTACAACGGCGCCGGCCGGCCCAGGGCTTCGCGCTTGATCACCAGGCTGATCGGCACCCGGGTGCCGTCGGCCGCGGTCGCCCACAGGCGCTGGCTGACGTAGGCGTCCGGATCGAAATCGCCCAGCACCGGGGTTTCCTTGAGGACCTTCTGTTCGCCGCCGGCCAGTTCCAGCTGGCGGATCTGCGCCGGGCGGTTCAGGGCCTCGTAGCGCAGGCGGATGCGCGGGCTGACGAACTCCAGGCTGTTCTGCACATGCAGGCTGTAGGCGGCATCCGGCAATTGCACGCGATAGGCCGGCAGGCCTTCGGGGTGCACCTCGACGATCGGCAGGCCGCCTTCGCGCAGGCTCAGGGTCATGGCCGAGCTGTTCAGGCTCAGGCCTTCGAGCATCACGCTGTCGCTGTGGGGGATCAGGTTCTGCCAGTCGGCCTGGGCTGGCGCGTGGCCCTGGTCCGGCGCCTGGTAGAGGGCGAAGTTGATGCCGTCGCGGTTGCTGCGGATAAACCAGGTCCACTGGCCATCGAGCAGGCCGTGGTCGACGTCGTATTCATGGTGCTCGACCCGCGGCGCCAGGCAACTGAAGGCTTGCTGCGGCTGCGCCGCGTCGAGCACCCAGACCTCGCTGGTGGTCTTGCTGCTCAGGGACAGCAGCAGTTGTTTCTCGGAGCTTGAGCGGTAGCAATGCAGGAAAAACCGCCCGTCCGGTTCATGGAAGACTTCCTCGGCGGCGGTGCCATCCAGGCGATAGCGGAACAGCTTGTGCGGGCGATGGGTGTCGTCCAGTTCGGCGAAGAACAGGGTCAGGCTGTCGTTGGCCCAGGTCATGCTGCCGTCGCAATCGGCGAAGTCCAGCTCGCTGACCTTGCCGTTGGACAGTTCCTTGACGAACAGCGTGTAGACCTCTTCGCCCGTGGTATCGAGGCTGTAGGCCAGGCGCTGGTGGTCGGGGCTGATGTTGAAGGCGCCGAGGGAGAAGAACCCGCCATTGGCCAGCTCGTTCGGGTCCAGCAGCAGCTGTTCGCGGCTTTCGTCGACGGTGAGGCTGTCGTCGGCCGGGCGCGGGCAGCGGTAGTGGCGGGCATATTCGTCGCCGGCGGTGGTGCGGGTGTAGTACAGGTAGGGGCCCCAGGGCGAGGGCAGGGACAGGTCGGTCTCCTGGATCCGCCCCTTGATTTCCTGGAACAGGGTTTCGCGCAGCGCCGCCTGGTCGGCCAGGGCGGCTTCCTGGTAGCGGTTCTCGGCCTTCAGGTAATCGAGCACGGCCTCGGTGTCGCGCTCCTGGAGCCAGGCGTAGGGATCCGGGCCTGCGGCCTTGCGGGCGACGGGGGCGGCGATGACGGGGTCGGCTACGGGCATGGAGGGCTCTCGGGACGATGACAAATAAGGACGTGGCAGACGGCGGGGCAGCCTGACATGCGAAAAGCCGTTATCATAAGCGCCTCTTTGCCTGCCTTGCCATG
This portion of the Pseudomonas sp. MRSN 12121 genome encodes:
- a CDS encoding DUF2892 domain-containing protein, which encodes MSDSKQVELIESTPFQSQPSQNVQGWERIGSLAGGVVMVGKGLRRGGVFGLIQVAIGGVALARGITGHSSAKSLLEKSRQDMNNVRAKIERAGAELKNLKANAEAATRTATVTGDDSLKSPRAGV
- a CDS encoding RNA methyltransferase, coding for MANKRYSCIGLYNPKSPENVGSVMRAAGCYGVASVFYTGKRYERARDFVTDTKKVHQDIPLIGIDDLKKILPLGCVPVAVELVEGARSLPEYTHPDRALYIFGPEDGSLDKDIRDWCEDVVYIPTTGCMNLAATVNVVLYDRLAKGNNTRSGPKF
- a CDS encoding YajD family HNH nuclease, whose translation is MSSTNTSKLDRILADAQRDREMGYRDKALKMYPHVCGRCAREFSGKRLSELTVHHRDHNHDNNPQDGSNWELLCLYCHDNEHSRYTDQQYFGDGSLSTPKVAKATHNPFAALAGLMKKDQE
- a CDS encoding class I SAM-dependent methyltransferase, whose translation is MSVHPPSPIELEFVRRYDQAHARVCGDERPLGLARRLALWRDETLVRRALKVAGEPGLILDVACGAGRFWPVLGEHGNRVILAADPSQDMLNHAQTHHPASLLKRVRTFQSSSFSIGLSANAVDCIVCLQLFPHVTSSEARQALLREFHRVSRDSVILAVRLDSRGKALYDRLEGASSLQLQRVPTGVVSRARVEAEFKDAGFDVLGHQDFIPGCAAWRVYVLSKQG
- a CDS encoding D-2-hydroxyacid dehydrogenase translates to MRVLIAEHDHAIYARLLRQLAPDLEVLTSGDSAELAKLAADCPVWLGQPDLLATLLRQGHQPQWLQSTWAGITPLLADGLPRHYRLTRAVGIFGQVMAEYVLTYMLGHEREVLARLVSQVERKWDNRTGQSLAGRKVLIVGAGDIGQSVAQFLLPFGVELYGIASEAREQAPFIEVAGLADLGRLVGEVDYVVNLLPNTPHTHDLYDAALFKRFKPTGLFINAGRGVAVVDADLVDALKEGHLAGAVIDVCRQEPLPQRHPFWTAWGLLLTGHSSAPTSPTLMAQLFIDNLRAYQANSALRGEVDFARGY
- the rnd gene encoding ribonuclease D; the encoded protein is MAIDIHWIRDNDSLGQFCTEWQQLPFVALDTEFMRVDTFYPIAGLLQVGDGQRAYLIDPLTIDDWQPLKALLENSAVVKVVHACSEDLEVLLRLTGSLPAPLFDTQLAAAYLNLGFSMGYSRLVQEVLGIELPKGETRSDWLQRPLSETQVSYAAEDAVHLAEVYTRLRPKLSADKYAWVLEDGAELVANLRRETDPYEVYREAKLAWKLSRAQLAVLRELCAWREREARARDLPRNRIVREHSLWPLAKSQPDSLGALAKIEDMHPRTVRQDGEFLLDLIKRAASVAPDQWPPAVPEPLPMEASPLLKRLRAVGQAEAERLGIAPELMLRKKTLESLLKSGFPNGPYQLPDSLRGWRRELMGQALLDSLATAGEQP
- a CDS encoding nitroreductase family protein — protein: MSANPRVAEYAIHPQFTDRWSPRAFTGETIPEETLLSFFEAARWAPSAYNSQPWRFLYARRDTPNWERFLGLLNEFNRGWAQHASALVIVISKTTFTAPGASEETPALWHTFDTGSAWGHLALQASISGWHTHGMAGFDQELTRKELKIPEGYALHAAVAIGKLGDKASLAEYLQAREVPSPRRPLSETAAEGDFSL
- a CDS encoding cyclic nucleotide-binding domain-containing protein, translating into MPEPTLLNNEIRDWLMDCGLFDQLLPADFNAAAGYFSISSIAQGQEIFREGDAGSFMCIIHSGQVAVQKTNSEGVRVTIATLRSGRAFGEMAVLDGERRSASCVAASDCRLLNLGKDSLEKMLNDAPKIAAKIIRALAVSLSKRLRMADGQLLSQQV
- a CDS encoding YcgL domain-containing protein — translated: MKRICSIYKSPRKNEMYLYVLKSEALERVPENLLLAFGKPQHAFDLVLTPERKLSREDIHKVLENLDKQGYHLQMPPAEDEYIEHLPEELLRRNDPV
- a CDS encoding S9 family peptidase gives rise to the protein MPVADPVIAAPVARKAAGPDPYAWLQERDTEAVLDYLKAENRYQEAALADQAALRETLFQEIKGRIQETDLSLPSPWGPYLYYTRTTAGDEYARHYRCPRPADDSLTVDESREQLLLDPNELANGGFFSLGAFNISPDHQRLAYSLDTTGEEVYTLFVKELSNGKVSELDFADCDGSMTWANDSLTLFFAELDDTHRPHKLFRYRLDGTAAEEVFHEPDGRFFLHCYRSSSEKQLLLSLSSKTTSEVWVLDAAQPQQAFSCLAPRVEHHEYDVDHGLLDGQWTWFIRSNRDGINFALYQAPDQGHAPAQADWQNLIPHSDSVMLEGLSLNSSAMTLSLREGGLPIVEVHPEGLPAYRVQLPDAAYSLHVQNSLEFVSPRIRLRYEALNRPAQIRQLELAGGEQKVLKETPVLGDFDPDAYVSQRLWATAADGTRVPISLVIKREALGRPAPLYLYGYGAYGESLDPWFSHARLSLLERGVAFAIAHVRGGGELGEAWYRAGKQEHKQNTFSDFIACAEHLIAEGLTRAEQLAISGGSAGGLLIGAVLNQRPELFKAAIAEVPFVDVLNTMLDPDLPLTVTEYDEWGNPEEPQVYERIKAYAPYENVEAKAYPATLVIAGYNDSRVQYWEAAKWVARLRATKTDDNLLLLKTELGAGHGGMSGRYQGLRDVALEYAFVFKILGIA
- a CDS encoding YcgN family cysteine cluster protein, producing the protein MAAKVEPFWIRKTLDQLDQEEWESLCDGCGLCCLQKLEDEEDNSVYYTRIACKLLDLKTCQCSDYANRRASVPDCIQLTPGKADEFKWLPPTCGYRLVSEGKDLPLWHHLVCGDRDAVHHERISQSGRMLAEGSVDEEDWEDHLIFRAG